In one bacterium genomic region, the following are encoded:
- a CDS encoding transketolase family protein, which yields MSKYSDHLSQQLFTEMLEHAPNRKGFGEGLVLAGDQDERVVALCADLTESTQMESFMKKYPERFVEVGITEQNMAAVGAGLAAVGKTPFVSSYAAFSPGRNFDQIRVAICMNEQPVIVVGSHAGVSVGPDGGTHQMLEDIAIMRALPNMQVVVPCDEHEARKATLALAHARKPGYLRLAREKSPTVTTLDSPFQLGKAYVWREGEDVTLIVAGPLTYETLKAAELLTKAGIQATVINCPTIKPLDTETILASVKKTQAVVTIEEAQIAGGLGGAVAELLSGEYPAPLEQIGIHDCFGQSGTVAELWEHYRLTAPFIEKSAKQVLKRKNKK from the coding sequence ATGAGTAAATATAGCGATCATTTATCACAGCAACTCTTTACTGAGATGCTAGAGCATGCACCAAATCGTAAAGGTTTTGGTGAGGGGCTGGTGTTGGCTGGCGATCAGGATGAGCGGGTGGTTGCTCTGTGTGCTGATCTAACTGAGTCGACCCAAATGGAGTCATTTATGAAAAAATATCCAGAACGATTTGTAGAGGTCGGTATTACTGAACAGAATATGGCTGCTGTTGGGGCTGGTCTTGCAGCTGTCGGTAAAACACCCTTTGTTAGTTCTTATGCTGCCTTTTCACCGGGCCGAAATTTCGATCAAATTCGGGTGGCAATCTGCATGAATGAACAGCCCGTTATTGTAGTTGGATCGCATGCTGGGGTATCGGTTGGTCCAGATGGTGGCACGCACCAGATGCTAGAAGATATTGCGATTATGCGAGCTTTACCTAATATGCAAGTGGTGGTTCCATGCGATGAACACGAGGCGCGTAAGGCTACGTTGGCCCTGGCGCATGCTCGTAAGCCGGGGTACCTGCGCTTGGCGCGTGAAAAGAGCCCAACTGTTACTACTCTGGACTCACCCTTTCAGCTAGGCAAGGCCTATGTTTGGCGAGAAGGTGAAGATGTTACTTTGATTGTTGCTGGTCCGCTAACTTATGAGACTCTAAAGGCGGCTGAATTATTAACTAAGGCTGGCATTCAGGCAACGGTCATTAATTGTCCAACTATTAAGCCACTGGATACCGAAACGATACTAGCTAGTGTTAAAAAAACACAGGCTGTTGTGACGATTGAAGAAGCGCAAATTGCTGGTGGTTTGGGAGGAGCTGTAGCGGAACTATTAAGCGGAGAATATCCAGCTCCATTGGAGCAGATTGGCATACATGATTGCTTTGGCCAATCTGGTACGGTAGCTGAACTATGGGAGCATTATCGACTAACAGCACCATTTATAGAAAAGTCTGCCAAGCAGGTACTCAAGCGAAAGAATAAAAAGTGA